The Diadema setosum chromosome 4, eeDiaSeto1, whole genome shotgun sequence genome window below encodes:
- the LOC140227342 gene encoding probable tRNA (uracil-O(2)-)-methyltransferase — MNPSKWTSVNSQDVEVDTLSMWKAIDIWWSKPHVVNRRLSAAVEEHRMLLCRERGNSGVESDSSPLQSCCGVISPEDRVTKDKTPNAWLAALIENLKSICVTEGTLTAPTVSLTIAEYVTKQCHQGQGQGIDAKIDQHDQRDSQESVSCSAHELQSHAPREETKDGEMTCDPQESDKTDIDEVGKHRVVAIKEHNKPHMSNISHCSVGIRKLLPKSAVAAVIHEIGIFDHSSSEATFILLAPCIRTGLERGESVEDIGFPSYRFTLKSNRIALSVCEDYTLAVSKSVKGHPLTIPSKEWLENILLPKLAKWAGESKTPSQPHPQGTPLIPMDRYTQLYQEMKTKYGAKFVENWPENTDPKKFVYEDVAIATYLLLLFEGERREMGVDDSKKQSFIDLGCGNGLLVHILNSEGYSGKGIDLRRRKIWDLYGSETCLEEGAVIASMETSFGDTDWLIGNHSDELTPWIPVMASRSSSSTRYFVLPCCFHDFDRKFAQRVAGESQYRSYLNFVREVGEVCGFVVQEDKMRIPSTKRICHVGKRKTQSVNQHQQVLQRITEYVSGRCTSSSAASNRPNTPSGITSVHSILLDKSATTSKDFSSQKTQIDDSEEGFCIVDAAENSVVLTTPTGDGKTMQDDTITDSSGGAQPQNLAPNFRPRDREEKVQNCSRVERSLKERITLEVAWAILGAGGVKRPAKGNDDGLEIGNQEQEDVKRGQKSAKLWRKGGSVTLRDAAQLFDGPSLKKLKSECGGLKTLLKTSNQVFQITGNQVMLRDWSSDATGGGDRDEPQGGRKRSESQARKEEKREGDRLKLFKTKLCWFHAHHPDGCPRPADACPFAHGDEELRSRPVFGK, encoded by the exons ATGAACCCTTCGAAATGGACATCTGTTAATTCACAAGATGTAGAAGTCGACACACTTTCGATGTGGAAAGCAATTGATATCTGGTGGTCGAAACCTCATGTCGTGAATCGCCGTTTATCGGCTGCTGTGGAGGAGCACCGAATGCTGCTTTGCCGTGAACGGGGCAACTCTGGCGTCGAAAGTGACAGTTCACCGCTTCAATCCTGCTGCGGCGTGATCTCGCCAGAAGATCGCGTTACCAAAGACAAGACGCCGAATGCATGGCTTGCTGCTCTGATAGAAAACTTGAAATCGATATGCGTGACCGAAGGAACACTCACAGCACCAACCGTCAGCCTAACCATTGCTGAATACGTCACAAAACAATGCCATCAAGGCCAAGGGCAAGGGATAGATGCCAAAATAGATCAACACGATCAAAGAGACTCTCAAGAATCTGTGAGCTGCTCTGCGCATGAACTTCAAAGCCATGCTCCGAGAGAAGAAACCAAAGATGGAGAGATGACGTGTGATCCTCAGGAAAGCGACAAGACTGACATAGATGAAGTTGGGAAGCACAGAGTTGTTGCTATTAAGGAACACAACAAGCCACATATGTCAAATATCTCGCATTGCTCTGTTGGCATAAGAAAGTTGCTGCCTAAATCAGCTGTGGCTGCGGTGATTCATGAAATAGGAATATTTG aTCACAGCAGCAGCGAGGCAACATTCATTCTCTTGGCTCCTTGCATCAGGACTGGACTTGAAAGGGGAGAAAGTGTGGAAGATATTGGGTTTCCCTCATACAGATTCACTCTAAAATCCAACAG AATTGCTCTTTCTGTGTGTGAGGACTACACACTGGCTGTTTCCAAGTCAGTCAAAGGTCATCCATTGACCATCCCATCCAAGGAATGGCTGGAGAATATCCTCCTGCCTAAGTTAGCCAAGTGGGCGGGGGAGAGCAAGACACCGAGCCAGCCGCATCCGCAGGGGACTCCCCTGATACCGATGGACCGGTACACCCAGCTCTACCAAGAGATGAAGACCAAGTATGGGGCAAAGTTTGTGGAG AATTGGCCAGAGAACACTGACCCGAAGAAGTTTGTGTACGAAgatgttgccatagcaacctaTCTCCTGCTGCTGTTtgaaggggagaggagagagatggGTGTGGATGATAGCAAAAAGCAGTCATTCATCGATCTTGGATGCGGAAATGGTCTCCTTGTACACATTCTCAACAGTGAGGGG TATTCTGGCAAAGGCATAGACCTGAGGCGCAGAAAAATCTGGGACCTCTATGGCTCTGAGACGTGTCTCGAAGAGGGCGCTGTTATTGCTTCCATGGAAACGTCATTTGGAGATACAGATTGGTTGATTGGGAATCATTCAGATGAACTCACCCCCTGGATTCCTGTCATGGCATCAAG ATCATCATCTAGCACCCGCTACTTCGTCTTGCCCTGCTGCTTCCACGATTTTGATCGCAAGTTTGCTCAGAGGGTTGCTGGCGAGAGTCAGTACAGGTCATACCTGAACTTTGTGAGAGAGGTCGGTGAGGTCTGTGGATTTGTGGTTCAAGAGGACAAGATGAGGATACCATCCACAAAGAGG ATTTGTCATGTTGGTAAACGTAAGACACAGAGCGTAAATCAGCATCAGCAAGTCCTGCAGAGAATCACTGAATATGTGAGTGGTCGCTGTACGAGCTCATCGGCTGCCTCAAACAGACCAAACACACCAAGTGGCATAACAAGTGTCCATTCTATTCTTTTGGACAAGAGTGCTACAACCTCCAAGGATTTTAGTTCACAGAAAACACAGATTGATGACAGTGAGGAGGGCTTTTGCATTGTTGATGCAGCTGAAAATTCTGTGGTTTTGACCACACCCACTGGAGATGGTAAGACTATGCAAGATGACACCATCACTGACTCTTCCGGAGGAGCACAACCCCAGAATCTCGCCCCAAACTTCAGACCACGGGACAGAGAAGAGAAGGTGCAGAACTGCAGCCGGGTGGAGAGATCGCTGAAGGAACGCATCACCCTGGAAGTGGCATGGGCCATTCTGGGGGCGGGCGGGGTCAAGAGACCAGCCAAGGGAAATGATGATGGTCTGGAGATTGGGAATCAAGAACAGGAGGATGTGAAGAGAGGGCAGAAGTCAGCAAAGCTATGGAGGAAAGGAG GTTCTGTAACTCTGAGGGATGCTGCCCAGTTGTTTGATGGACCGTCTCTCAAGAAGCTGAAGAGTGAGTGTGGAGGACTCAAGACACTCCTCAAGACCTCCAACCAAGTCTTCCAGA TTACTGGCAACCAAGTGATGCTGAGAGACTGGTCATCAGATGCCACCGGAGGAGGTGACAGAGATGAACCTCAAGgtgggaggaagagatctgagaGCCAGGCCCGGAAGGAGGAGAAGAGGGAGGGGGACAGACTGAAACTCTTCAAGACCAAGCTCTGCTGGTTCCACGCCCACCATCCGGACGGCTGCCCCAGACCGGCAGATGCTTGCCCCTTCGCTCATGGAGATGAGGAGCTGAGGAGCAGACCGGTGTTTGGAAAATGA